From the Kiloniellales bacterium genome, the window TTTCGGTACAGATTGTCGAGATCTCTTCCAGGTAGCATCCAAATCGTCAATCGATGTGCATCGACCACTCGCATACGATGAATTGAGAGGTTCGCAACTCCGTTCTCTGGATCGTGCGCAAACACCAATCCGGATGTCAGATAGGGTCCTGCATCGAGTGCCGTTACTGAAAGGGTTGGCAATGCGCCAAGCTTTTCCGGCCAACTGATGGCCTGGCAAGGCGCTTCGCCTAGTTCTCTTGCTGGTGTGCGAGTTGAAAGCCTTTGCGAAATCGTTCGCGCACCCGTGCCCTCCGCGCAACCCAAGAGAAACTCACACCGCCTACGCGCACCGAATAGGCCCATCAGAACAGGCATCTCGTAACCGGTCGGCCGTGTATAAATTACTACTGGCTCCTCTCCAGACCGCGGGTGGGCGGGAGATGTAGCAAAGTTGGCAAGGTAATGCTGCGCTATTTCGAACCTTGGATCGAGATCGTCATCAACAACGATTGGCATCTCGCCACATTTTTCCAGTGCCGCCATCGCTGATCTTAGGTCCGGTGCACATATTGATTTCGTATCGCTCATGCCGACATACGCTTGAGAACAAAATCGATATCTTTGTCACCCCGTCCCGAAAGATTAACGAGGATGTTCTGGTCCGAGCGCAATTTCGTTGCACGCCGCATAGCATATGCGACAGCGTGAGCGCTCTCCAGTGCCGGTATGATACCCTCTTCCCGTGATAGCGCAAAAAACGCGTCTATGCATTCTTGATCAGTCGCTACTTCATACCGCACTCGGCCAACGTCCTTCAAATGGCAGTGTTGAGGGCCAACTCCAGGATAGTCCAATCCGGACGCAATGGTATGCACCGGCGACGGATTACCTTTGTCGTCCTGCAGATAATAGCAACGGAAACCGTGCAGATACCCTGGCTTTCCAAGAGTCAGCGTTGCCGCATGCCTATCACCCTCAAGTCCCTCGCCGGCAGGTTCAACGCCAACAATATCTACACCTTCATCATCCAGAAAGCCGTTAAACAGCCCGATGGCGTTTGATCCACCACCAACACAGGCAGTTACCTCATCTGGGAGCCGCCCTGTCTGGTCGATAAACTGCTCGCGTGCTTCCAGCCCCACAATTGATTGGAACGTTGCAACCATTTCCGGGTATGGGCTTGGGCCTACCACTGATCCAATGGCAAAGAAAATATTCTTCGGATCTTTCATAAAGGCACCAAACGCGCTGTCTACGGCTTCCTTCAGGGTTCCGGCTCCTTCGTCAACCGGGACCAGATTGCAGCCCAAGACTTTCATCTTGGAAACATTCGGGTGTTCTTTAGCAATATCGACCACACCCATGTGGATCTCGCATTCCATGCCCATAAGCGCACTTGCCGTAGCCAAGGCAACGCCATGTTGCCCCGCACCGGTCTCCGCCAAAATTCGGTTCTTGCCCAACTTCTTTGCAAGCAGAACTTGGCATATGCAGTGATTGATTTTGTGCGCGCCGGTGTGATTGAGATCTTCGCGCTTTAGATAGATTTGAGCGCCGCCGCCTGCAGAGAGGCGCTTTGCATGGTATATTGGACTAGGTCGGCCGATGTAGGTCTTCCGCAGCCGATCGACCTCCTCCGCATAACCCGGGTCATTAACGACGGAACGAAATCCGACCTCAATCTCCTTCATTATTCCACGAAGATTGTCGTCATCGATGGGACCGCCATAATCACCAAAATATCCATCCTGATTAGAGATGATGAGTGGAGATAGCACGTTCATGGGATTGTCCTACTCAATGCCTATCGTGACTTTTCATTACAAGTCGACAGAATTAATCAACTGACTAAATCATCGACAACGAACACCAATGTCTCGCTATCCGACGAGCCGCGCGATCGGTGCCGAACGCCATCCGGAATAGAAAACGCCATATCCGGTTCACAATCAAAGCTCGCGTCATCAAAAATAATTGTAAACCGTCCTTTGAGAACATAACCTTGGTGGCCGACAAGGCACCAATGTTCCTCATTGAAGCCAGGCGGCAACTCAAGAAGACGAATCCGTTTGCCGTTTGCTTCAAAAATTTTCACTCGACCATCAGCGCCCGGCTTCGACCAAGCTGTCCATGGAGCTTTGTCGAGGGAAAAAGTAACTGGATCGTAGGATTCCTTTGACATGTTCACTCCATTTTCCTGATCGACTATGGCTAGCGATCTAGTTGTAAACTGGACGTTTGATTTCAGGATACAAGTAATTCTTCAAAAAGCTGTCAAAGATACTCAGCCCACTATCTGTGGCGATACTCTCAGGATGAAACTGAACGCCTTCGATTGGCATCGTTCGATGCCTCAAGCCCATAATATAACCGTCATTGTCCGAGTTAGCGGTGATAACGAGTTCGGGTGGCAATACATCTGAACTAACGATAAGTGAATGATACCGAGCGGCCATAAAAGGTTTGCCGGAAGTGTGGGTGAACACACCGAGCCCGTCATTCGATATCAAGGAAGATTTGCCGTGCATGATATTTCCTGCGCAAATGACGTTGCCGCCAAAAGCAAGGCCAATTGCCTGGTGCCCGAGGCAGACACCAAGGATTGGGATCGCTCCGTTCACTTCACGGATCAACTCTGGATAACGCGCATCTTCCGGTCGACCAGGCCCTGGCCCTAAGAGAATGAAATCGGTTGCCACATTCCTGATTTCTCTTTCAAGACATGGATCGTCGCACCGTAGCGTCACCGTCTGAAGGCCAAGCGTTTTCAGATATTGCTCAATGATGAAGACGAAGCTGTCATACGCATCGA encodes:
- the trpB gene encoding tryptophan synthase subunit beta; its protein translation is MNVLSPLIISNQDGYFGDYGGPIDDDNLRGIMKEIEVGFRSVVNDPGYAEEVDRLRKTYIGRPSPIYHAKRLSAGGGAQIYLKREDLNHTGAHKINHCICQVLLAKKLGKNRILAETGAGQHGVALATASALMGMECEIHMGVVDIAKEHPNVSKMKVLGCNLVPVDEGAGTLKEAVDSAFGAFMKDPKNIFFAIGSVVGPSPYPEMVATFQSIVGLEAREQFIDQTGRLPDEVTACVGGGSNAIGLFNGFLDDEGVDIVGVEPAGEGLEGDRHAATLTLGKPGYLHGFRCYYLQDDKGNPSPVHTIASGLDYPGVGPQHCHLKDVGRVRYEVATDQECIDAFFALSREEGIIPALESAHAVAYAMRRATKLRSDQNILVNLSGRGDKDIDFVLKRMSA
- a CDS encoding cupin domain-containing protein, coding for MSKESYDPVTFSLDKAPWTAWSKPGADGRVKIFEANGKRIRLLELPPGFNEEHWCLVGHQGYVLKGRFTIIFDDASFDCEPDMAFSIPDGVRHRSRGSSDSETLVFVVDDLVS
- a CDS encoding aminodeoxychorismate/anthranilate synthase component II — protein: MKVLLVDAYDSFVFIIEQYLKTLGLQTVTLRCDDPCLEREIRNVATDFILLGPGPGRPEDARYPELIREVNGAIPILGVCLGHQAIGLAFGGNVICAGNIMHGKSSLISNDGLGVFTHTSGKPFMAARYHSLIVSSDVLPPELVITANSDNDGYIMGLRHRTMPIEGVQFHPESIATDSGLSIFDSFLKNYLYPEIKRPVYN